In one Epinephelus moara isolate mb chromosome 6, YSFRI_EMoa_1.0, whole genome shotgun sequence genomic region, the following are encoded:
- the dedd1 gene encoding death effector domain-containing 1 encodes MAAVHHPGCPLRDSLYWDETECLNYYGMLSLHEVFEVVGCQLTETDIEVLSFLLDETCPAPHPFDPTGWIVEPCGGDPNDMGMSPSPELLKAWMRSKPQGSQHPFVASYKPKTGLDLLLELERRGYLSDGNLEPLMQLLRVLTRHDLLPLVSHKKRRTVSPERFGQSYGIEHREVVFASGMQHSYRPTEIPLSSFTQHLRTGVYPPMPGPSARRRRKKRGNGWTRRPKKTSRQGPPLLPPPRPHKESCDIRLRVRAEYLEHDSALREGVSSDKRQPLERQFELFSQANSLLRARDLGSIVCDIKFTELDNLEAFWGDYLSGALLEALKGVFITDSLRMAAGTEGVRLLISVDQDDYEQGRMLLRVKRRLSTSNGGNTETHLAV; translated from the exons ATGGCCGCAGTGCATCACCCAGGGTGTCCACTCAGGGACTCACTTTACTGGGATGAAACAGAGTGCCTGAACTACTATGGGATGTTGTCTCTCCATGAGGTCTTTGAAGTAGTTGGTTGTCAGCTGACAGAGACTGACATTGAAGTGTTGTCATTCCTTCTTGATGAAACCTGTCCTGCACCACACCCTTTTGATCCAACTGGCTGGATAGTTGAGCCCTGTGGTGGCGATCCAAATGACATGGGCATGTCCCCGAGTCCTGAGCTTCTAAAGGCCTGGATGCGGTCAAAGCCTCAGGGCTCCCAGCATCCCTTTGTAGCCTCATATAAGCCCAAGACTGGCCTTGACCTGTTGTTGGAACTGGAGAGGCGAGGATACCTCAGTGATGGCAACCTGGAGCCACTAATGCAACTACTCAGAGTCCTTACACGTCATGACCTGCTGCCTTTAGTGTCCCATAAGAAAAGGAGGACAG tgtCTCCAGAGAGATTTGGACAAAGTTATGGAATAGAGCATAGAGAGGTGGTGTTCGCCTCTGGAATGCAACACAGCTACAGACCAACAGAAATACCTCTTTCATCTTTCACACAGCATTTGAGAACTG GTGTTTACCCTCCAATGCCTGGGCCATCTgctaggaggaggaggaagaagaggggaaATGGCTGGACCCGCAGGCCCaagaaaacaagcagacagGGCCCGCCACTGCTTCCACCGCCACGGCCACATAAAGAATCCTGTG ATATCCGCCTGCGTGTCCGTGCTGAATACCTGGAGCATGATTCGGCACTCCGCGAGGGTGTCTCATCGGACAAACGGCAGCCCCTGGAGCGGCAGTTTGAGTTGTTCAGCCAGGCCAACTCGCTGCTTCGTGCCAGAGACCTGGGTTCCATCGTGTGCGACATCAAGTTCACAGAGCTGGACAACCTCGAGGCCTTCTGGGGTGACTACCTGAGCGGAGCTCTGCTGGAGGCCCTGAAGGGAGTTTTCATCACTGATTCCCTGAGGATGGCAGCAGGCACGGAGGGTGTCCGCCTGCTGATCAGTGTGGACCAGGATGACTACGAGCAGGGCCGAATGCTACTGAGAGTAAAGAGAAGGCTGTCAACCAGTAATGGTGGGAACACAGAGACTCACTTGGCTGTATAG